In bacterium, the sequence GAGTTGAACCAAACCGCGGACCAGCTAACGGAAAGTTATTCGCATGGGATGAAACAGAAACTGGTTACGTCCGCAGCGCTACTGCACGACCCGCAGGTCTTGATTATTGATGAACCGATAGTCGGTCTCGACCCGCGCAGCACCAAAAAACTTAAAGATTTATTGAAAGAACTCGCAAAAAATGGAACGACGGTTTTCCTTTCAACCCATATTTTGACCGTTGCGGAAGAATTATGCGACCGGGTAGGGATTATTCATCAGGGGACTCTGATTGCTACCGGAAGTATTCCAGAGTTAAAACAAATTGCAAAAGAAACAAGCGATACTTCGTTAGAAGCGATTTTTCTGAAACTAACGGGAGAATAGCTTATTGAATAGTCTTGAGCTTTAGCTCGGATTCGGTATAAAAAGATATTTCGGGTTTTAACCTATAGATAGGACGAAAGTCCAAATAGGTTCGCTTATTTTTTTCCCCTATCTAAAGATAGGGGCTATTCAATTCTAGATAATTTTAAATTGATATGAACCATACATTCTGGCTCCTGAGCATCCGCCCGCGTATCTGGCGGAACTGGATTAAACGGTTCAATATCGAGCATATCGTTTCGATAGCAATTGTGCTCGGATTATTGTTCTTATTCTGGCTAGCTGGTTTCTTTTTCTTTCGGGTTATTCTATCATATTTGAACAACATCCCGCCGATAGGAACGATTCTGATTAACCGATTGCTATCATTAATATTTCTCGCATTATTTCTGATGACCGGGTTCAGTGATATTATCACCGCGTTATCCATTATGTATCTTTCTCGGGATTTACCGCTGTTACATCAGCATCCGATTAACCCGAATAGCATTTTTCTGGATAAATTTATCCAGACGATTTTTTATGGTTCCTGGGCGGTGATTTGTTTCGGTGTGCCGTTATATCTCGCGTATGGTTGGGTGTTCAATGTCGATTGGTATTTCTATCCGGTTGTGATATTCAGCAATATCCCGTTTCTGGTTATTTCCGCTGGTTTAGCGGTTATGGTAACTTTGCTAATCGCCTATTTCGTTCCAGCGAACCGCGCACGAACCATTACGATTGTTCTCATCGGATTAGTTTTCTTCTCGGTCGCTTTATATCTTCGGTTTCTGCAGACTGGACGGATACTCGGTATCGAAGGTACCGCAACCGATTTAAGTAGTTATCTATTCAACTTGCGATTAAGCACGACGCCATATCTGCCGAACCAATGGCTAACCCAGATATTCCAATCCGCTGCGGAACGCAATTATCCCGACCTACTGTTTTATACCGCGCTACTATTTACCACCGCCGCTTTGATTATCCAGCTCTGCATCCAGTTAGCGGGTAAACTATATCATTTCGGCTGGATTAAAGCCGGCGAAGCGGTTTCTCGGAAACACCAAGTACCAAGTTCCAAATATCAAACCCAAACTTTCACCGGTCACCCTTGGTCATTCTTGCCACTTCCTTCTTCTATCAAAGCGTTGTTGATTAAGGATATCAAGATTTTCTGGCGGGATTTAACCCAATGGGGTCAGTTGACGTTACTAGTTGCGTTGGTGCTGGTATATCTATTTAACACGCGCAGTTTTCTCGCTCGTGGTGGGTTCGGTGACCTCGATTATTTCTGGCGGCAGCTGATTGGGTTAGTCAACCTCGGGTTAACGGGGTTCGTTCTCGGGAATTTAGCTATTCGGTTCGTCTATCCGCTTATCAGTCTTGAAGGGAGAAATATCTGGATTATCCGCAGTTCACCGCTGAAAGTATCAACCTTTTTCTGGGTGAAATACTGGCTAGCATTAACCAGTATGCTGGTTATCGGACTTGGATTAACCGGTCTTTCCATCTATTTATTGCGGCTGGATATATTCGTTGCAATCTTATCATTAACGACGATAGCAGTAGTTAGTATTGGAATAACGTCATTAGCGATGGGACTCGGTGCGTTCTTTCCAACGTTTAATGTTGAGAATCCAATGCAACTAACGACTGGCATCGGTGCCGTGTTAACCGTTATTTTGAGTATGCTCTATCTCGGGGCAACGTTAAGTATCGTTGCCTATCCGATGCATATCTATTTCGCTTCCGGCGCAAACCCCGCTAATATCCATCCGTTAGCGCTGATTTATCCTGCAGGAATGTTAATTTTGATTACTATCATTGCAACTATCCTTCCGATAAAATTCGGCCTGAGAAAACTTCAGCAACGAACAAAATAACCCTTTCACCATGCCATATTGGCACGGCGATTCCTCGCAATGTAGTGGAGTTACTACGAACGAGATATTATCTCGTTCGTAGCTGCTCCTTTCCTTATTGCGTTGTGACCTGGTGGTATGATGTCGTGGTTTCGTGGTAATATTGTTACTCTGCGAATTAGCCGAAATATTAAACCATAATGATTAAGAATAAATCTCAGCAGGTTATCGGATTTATCCGGGAGTATCCGTGGCTGAATTATTGGGGTCCGGTCTGCACGATAGCGCTGTTTATTTTTATCACTTCTTCGATTCCGGAACCGCCAACGAGCAAAATAACCATTCCCTATTTCGATAAACTAATGCATGGGATTGTTTACGGTTTCCTCGGATATTTCACTCGCCGAGCGTTATCGCAAACGAATCAATCTTTATTTTCGCGGTATGCTGGGCTATTTGCCATCATATTCTGTTTCTTATATGGGGTATCGGATGAAATTCATCAATCGTTTGTTCCCCCGCGAGAAACTGACGCTATTGATTTAATGGCAGATGCACTA encodes:
- a CDS encoding ABC transporter ATP-binding protein, with the protein product MIEIKNLTKKFDRVTAVSNLNLSIAKGELFGFLGPNGAGKTTTIKIMTGLLRPTFGTVTIGGFDIQRDAIAAKKLIGYVPDDPFIYDKLTGREFLRFIGGLFSLDTRTVTSKIQYWLDFFELNQTADQLTESYSHGMKQKLVTSAALLHDPQVLIIDEPIVGLDPRSTKKLKDLLKELAKNGTTVFLSTHILTVAEELCDRVGIIHQGTLIATGSIPELKQIAKETSDTSLEAIFLKLTGE
- a CDS encoding VanZ family protein; this encodes MIKNKSQQVIGFIREYPWLNYWGPVCTIALFIFITSSIPEPPTSKITIPYFDKLMHGIVYGFLGYFTRRALSQTNQSLFSRYAGLFAIIFCFLYGVSDEIHQSFVPPRETDAIDLMADALGASIGQFIQKCIHNRKS